In Akkermansia muciniphila ATCC BAA-835, the genomic stretch TGCCCGCAGTCCAAATTGTGGAACGCCTTCTTTTTGCCCGCTCCGGAGTCCGCAGCCGGGAAATCATCAAGAGAGGCAACCTCACCCAGCTTGAAATGAAGCATTTCAAGCAAGCGGTCAAGGAAGTGGGAGCTTCCCAGCTTGTCATTGACGATACCGCAGCCATCTCCATCAACGAACTCCGGGCCAAAGCGCGCCGTGTCATGAGGGATCAGGGAGGTCTGGCCGCCATTGGTGTGGACTATCTCCAGCTCATGCGCTCCCACTCCAAACAGGCGGCCAACAGTCGTGAACGGGAAGTGGCGGAAATATCCGCCGGCCTGAAAGCCCTGGCCAAGGAACTCAAAGTGCCCGTCATCGTTCTGGCCCAGCTCAACCGCGGCCCGGAAAGCCGCACGGGAGCCAGCCTGGGCGTCCCCCGCATCTCCGACCTTCGTGAATCCGGCTCCATCGAACAGGACGCAGACATGATCGGCCTGCTCTACCGCTCCGCCTACTATGCGGAAGATGAGGAAAAACGCCAGCAAATGGCCGGACGGGCCAATCTGCATCTGGCCAAAAACCGCAACGGCCCCACGGGGGACGTTCCGCTCCACTTTGAAGCGGAACTCATGCGCTTCTCCACACGTGAGGCAGATGAACACGACCAGGAAAGCGAATAAAACCTCTCGCTGTCTGTGCCTGTTCTCTGCGGATTAACAATCCGTTACAGGCTGAAACCGAAGATAATTCTGTTTAATTCGGGCAAAGTTACAAGTTTCTACGATCATTGAAATGATACGTTCTTTCTACATGTAACTATTTCCAGAAAAGGGAATTCTCAAAATTTTATTGCAAATTTAAATACCGCAAAGGTCTGTTGAGTTTTCATTGGAAACCGATGATGCCAGTCGGGCTTGATTTCATGAAAACGTCCTCTGATATGAAAGGAAACGTCTACGCAAGTTATTTTCTCTTAGAATCAAATCTTGACCCCGGATTGTTAAACCGGTAGCATCGCGGCAACGTCAGCATTTCTTCTGGCCTTATTGATCAAATTATTTCTGTTTTTAATATGAAAAAAAACTTATTTATTGCTGCAATCCTCTGCGGATCATGCATCTCCGCTAATGCCGCCAGCATGGTCACGGAATGGACCGGCAATGCCGGCCCTACGGAAGGCAACACCTATGAACTGGGCAATGCAGACAACTGGAGCAACGGTGTACCCGCCCGCGGCAACAACCAGGGACCGGATGTAATTTTTAATAACACCGGAACCATCACCCTCAGCGGCTCCATGGTGGACACATCCGATGGCGGCAGCATTACTGTCACAGGCAACAGCAATGTTACGGTGGGGGGAACCCGCTGGACGGGAAATGTCACCATTGGAGCAGGTTCCGCTCTTTCCCTCTCACAAGTGGACTTTAAAAGCAGTGACATCATCCTGGACGGCACCTTCAACCTTGGCGTTTGCGGCATTGATGGAGGCGGCAATGGAGCCCGGCTTGTTTTCGGAATAAACGGGATCATGAACGTTAATCAGCAAATCTGGGGAGCATCCAGCTTCTCCGTTTCCGGGATGCTGGCCACCATATCCACGGATCTGGCTGCTGGAGAATTCCAATTTGTTACCCGTACGCTGATTACCTCATCCGGCTTCAATGGCGGTTCCATTTCCCTGGGAGACTTCACCGCTGAAGACGGCGGAGCGCTGACCAAGGCATCCGGCATCATGGAAGGGAACGCCGCGGACTACCAGGGCCAGTACTATCTCTACACGGAAGACGGGAATGTCAAAGTGCAGTACGTTGTGGCGGGAGCTGTGCCGGAACCTGCTACGGCCACCCTCAGCCTGCTGGGGCTGGCTTCCCTGATGCTGCGCCGCAGGCGCGCCTGACCTTTTATCCCCGGTCCTTTCCTCGACAGCCTGTATGCCCATGCGTACAGGCTGTTTTGTTTTCCAGGCGAGTGACGAAAACGTCACGGAAAACATCTTCATGCCATTGCCGGGAATCCGTAGCATTTTTTCATTATCTCCCGTTCGACGTCATGCAAGCCCACGCAAAATCACTCAACGAACGTTTCCGCACCCTCATCTCCCTGATTTTCGGTCTGGCTATCGGCTGTTCCCTGCTCTTCGGGGAATCCCGCTGGGAAACGTCTCCTCTCATTGAAGAAAGCCTCATGCTCCTGGCCTGCTTCATGGCCGGCATAGGCGCCTTCGGGCGCATCTGGTGCTCCCTCTACATTGCAGGTTATAAAAACAACGTCCTGGTTACTGACGGGCCATACTCCATGTGCCGCAACCCGCTCTATTTCTTCAGCTTCGTTGGCGGCATAGGCGTATCCTGCGCTACGGAGACCTTCACCATCCCCCTGCTTACGGCGCTGGCGTTCGGAATCTACTACCCGTCCGTCATCAGAAAGGAACAGGAAAGGCTCCTCACCCTTTTCGGAGACGCCTACCGGAACTATTGCAGGAACGTTCCCACCTTCATTCCCTCCCTCTCACGGCTCAAACCGCCGCCGGCCGCCTACTCCGTCAATCCCGCCACGTTCACGCACAACATTGTGGATGCGCTGTGGTTCATCTGGTTCATCGGCATCTTTGAATTCATCAGCGGACTTCATGAAGCCGGAATGCTCCCCGTATGGTTCCTCATTCCGTAACAGGCTCTTTTCTCCTGGCATCCAGAAGCCCCGCAAGCGCCCGTTGGGAAACCATCTTACGGAAAGATGAGCGGTCCCGCGGATAAAGCATCATCTCCGTCCGCGTCTCCCCCCCCCGGAAAGCCCAGGCAAGCCATACGGTCCCCACAGGCTTTTCCGGCGTACCGCCTCCGGGCCCCGCAATACCGCTGACGGCAACAGCAACATCGGCTCCGGAGCGTTCCAGAGCTCCTTCCGCCATCGCTTTAACCACGGGTTCGCTGACTGCTCCGTAACGCTTCAGAACATTCTCCGGAACGCCCAGCATCTCCGTCTTTGCCCGGTCGGCATAAGTAACCCATCCGAATTCAAAAACCCCGGAGGCCCCCGGAACATCCGTAATCCTCTTGGCAATCAGGCCGCCGGTGCAGCTCTCCGCCGTCGCCGCCTTCAGATCCTGCTGCGCCAAATGGCACACAACCGCTTTCTCCAGGGATGCCCCGGCAGGAGCGAGCACATACGCCCCGGCCAGAATGCGCAAACGGGCTTCTCCCTGTTTCAGGGCCACCTCACTGCCCACCAGGCGCACGTCCACTTCCCCGACGCGCGCGCAATACGCCACCTCCAGCCCCTCCACCTGGTGCAGGGAACCATCCACCAGCTCCTGGAGATCGCTCTCCCCTATCCCTACCAGGCGGAACACGCGCAAATGAGGAATATCCTCATCCGCCAAATCTTCCAGAAGCGGCATCACGGAATGTTCCACCATCGGCTTCAACTCCGCCGGCGGCCCCGGCAGCAGGATGAACATGGGAAGGGAACCGCTGGCAGGCATCACCAGTCCGGGCGCCGTCCCATTGGAATTCTCCAGCACCGCGGCGCCATCCGGAACCATGGCCTGCTTGAAATTACACTCCGCAATGGGAATCCCCCTCCGTTCAAAATAACTCTTCAGCCACTCAGCCACATGCTCGTCACGGTGCATGTCCACGCCGCACACGTCGCACAGGGCTTCCCGGGTCACATCATCACTCGTCGGCCCCAGTCCCCCGCTTACAATCACGATATCTGCGCGCCGGGCGCTCTCCCTCATGGCCTCGTTAATAGCGTAACCGTCGGGCACGACGGTTACCCTCCCCACACGGAACCCGGCCTCAAATAATCTGTTGCCCAGCCATGCGGCATTTGTATTCACAATACTCCCCAGCAAAATTTCCGTCCCGGTGTTGATCAATTCAACCCTGATCTGTTTCATGCAGCCAGTATGCTCCCTCAAGCACCCCGTGACATGCAACAATCCTGCCATGTATCATAAAAAACTTCATTTAAACTCCCCGTAAGATACATTAGGGGCACTGACAAAGACCATGAACACACCTTCCCGGCCCCGGGCCACCAAAATCATCTGCACTATTGGACCAGCAACAGACACTTCCGACATGCTGGGACAGCTTATTGAAGCCGGAGCCAACGTCTTCCGGCTCAATATGAGCCATTCCAAACACGACTGGGTCCGGGAAGTCGTCTTCCGCATCCGCCGGAAAGCAGCGGAGCTGGAAGCGAACGTGGCCATCCTATTTGACCTCCAGGGTCCCTCCATCCGTACGGGAGACCTGGCCGAACCCTACCATTTGAAAAAGGGAGACACGGTAGAAATCCGCCTGGGCACGGCCAAGCCGGAACTTCCTTTTTCCACCACGGTAAACTATGACGGCCTTCTGCAGGATGTTCAGGCGGGCCATACCATGGTGGTGGATAACGGCGGCATCCTCATGCGCATTGCGGAAGTACGCCCGGACAGGCTCATCTGCGACGTGCTCACGGAAGGCGTATTCGGCTCCCGCCGCCACATCAACCTTCCCGGCGTAGCGCTGCGGCTCCCGGCCCTGACGGAAAAGGATCTGGCGGACCTGGCCGTGGCCGTAGAATGCGAAACGGACTACGTAGCCATGTCCTTCGTCCGGGATGCCGCCCACATTGCCCAGCTCCGGGAACACATCGACAACTTGGGAGGCAAGGCCCAGATCGTCGCAAAAATTGAAGACCAGCAGGCTGTCCGACACATTGACGATATCATCCTGGCCGCAGACGTCATCATGGTCGC encodes the following:
- a CDS encoding PEP-CTERM sorting domain-containing protein, yielding MKKNLFIAAILCGSCISANAASMVTEWTGNAGPTEGNTYELGNADNWSNGVPARGNNQGPDVIFNNTGTITLSGSMVDTSDGGSITVTGNSNVTVGGTRWTGNVTIGAGSALSLSQVDFKSSDIILDGTFNLGVCGIDGGGNGARLVFGINGIMNVNQQIWGASSFSVSGMLATISTDLAAGEFQFVTRTLITSSGFNGGSISLGDFTAEDGGALTKASGIMEGNAADYQGQYYLYTEDGNVKVQYVVAGAVPEPATATLSLLGLASLMLRRRRA
- a CDS encoding methyltransferase family protein, which gives rise to MQAHAKSLNERFRTLISLIFGLAIGCSLLFGESRWETSPLIEESLMLLACFMAGIGAFGRIWCSLYIAGYKNNVLVTDGPYSMCRNPLYFFSFVGGIGVSCATETFTIPLLTALAFGIYYPSVIRKEQERLLTLFGDAYRNYCRNVPTFIPSLSRLKPPPAAYSVNPATFTHNIVDALWFIWFIGIFEFISGLHEAGMLPVWFLIP
- a CDS encoding competence/damage-inducible protein A gives rise to the protein MKQIRVELINTGTEILLGSIVNTNAAWLGNRLFEAGFRVGRVTVVPDGYAINEAMRESARRADIVIVSGGLGPTSDDVTREALCDVCGVDMHRDEHVAEWLKSYFERRGIPIAECNFKQAMVPDGAAVLENSNGTAPGLVMPASGSLPMFILLPGPPAELKPMVEHSVMPLLEDLADEDIPHLRVFRLVGIGESDLQELVDGSLHQVEGLEVAYCARVGEVDVRLVGSEVALKQGEARLRILAGAYVLAPAGASLEKAVVCHLAQQDLKAATAESCTGGLIAKRITDVPGASGVFEFGWVTYADRAKTEMLGVPENVLKRYGAVSEPVVKAMAEGALERSGADVAVAVSGIAGPGGGTPEKPVGTVWLAWAFRGGETRTEMMLYPRDRSSFRKMVSQRALAGLLDARRKEPVTE
- the pyk gene encoding pyruvate kinase; protein product: MNTPSRPRATKIICTIGPATDTSDMLGQLIEAGANVFRLNMSHSKHDWVREVVFRIRRKAAELEANVAILFDLQGPSIRTGDLAEPYHLKKGDTVEIRLGTAKPELPFSTTVNYDGLLQDVQAGHTMVVDNGGILMRIAEVRPDRLICDVLTEGVFGSRRHINLPGVALRLPALTEKDLADLAVAVECETDYVAMSFVRDAAHIAQLREHIDNLGGKAQIVAKIEDQQAVRHIDDIILAADVIMVARGDLGIEVSIEELPIIQRRIVRHCHRLGRRCIVATHMLESMITQPTPTRAEVTDVSNAIFEQVDAVMLSGETSVGHYPVRCVEVLDSIAHRMECSGNLNFAASAILNGDRQKATKAAISLADSVENACLIVFTRRGLAATQAAVLRPERAAIFAFSNDPVVVRQLALARDVTAFESPFLKDPARMISTALDLLKEKGLISSGQPVVIQGDSLQGELLADSIIFMRVE